A stretch of the Microtus ochrogaster isolate Prairie Vole_2 linkage group LG2, MicOch1.0, whole genome shotgun sequence genome encodes the following:
- the Tff1 gene encoding trefoil factor 1 has product MEHKVTCVLAAVLMLALSSLAQDQEETCTVSPRERINCGFPGVTATQCKERGCCFDDSIRGFPWCFHHMTVENPPEEECPF; this is encoded by the exons ATGGAGCACAAGGTGACCTGTGTCCTCGCTGCGGTCCTCATGCTGGCCCTCAGCAGCCTCGCCCAGGACCAGGAAG AAACATGTACCGTGAGCCCTCGAGAAAGGATAAATTGTGGCTTCCCTGGCGTCACTGCCACGCAGTGCAAGGAAAGAGGTTGTTGTTTTGATGACAGTATCCGGGGATTTCCATGGTGTTTCCATCATATGACCGTTGAAAACCCTCCAGAAG AGGAATGTCCCTTCTAG